One Pyrus communis chromosome 4, drPyrComm1.1, whole genome shotgun sequence genomic region harbors:
- the LOC137732728 gene encoding cellulose synthase-like protein E1 — MCFHLDPKISPSLAFVQFPQKFHNINNNDIYDSQIRSTLKVSKLVSLLNDQDAMKLRQCFGPSNEFIKSLRQINNPDHMLIHRNTAQPNETQLLASCAYEDGTKWGKEVGSLYGSVVEDYFTGFQLHCKGWISVYCDPKRPQFLGSGTTNLDEFLVQGTRWSSGLVDVAISKFSPLIYGPFKTPTFLHSMCYAELALFPIFYFLSLWGFVTIPQLCLLNGIPLYPQVSNTYFIVFSFIFLSSHSKHLYEVLATGSTFRHWVNEQRIWMMKSVTSHVLGSVDAFMEKLGMREASFFPKNKVDDVEQLKRYNMGVFDFQTSLLFLAPMVALVILNMASFAVGIARGIFVGELDKMVIQVFIPFYVIVMNYPIIEGMLIRKDKGSIPLSVTLLSALVSLIFYFFGSIISCSKAMAYICVRYIHTFLLLNVGVSKRCTPFFLV, encoded by the exons ATGTGTTTCCACCTTGACCCCAAGATATCACCCTCTCTAGCATTTGTTCAATTTCCTCAAAAATTTCACAACATCAATAACAACGATATCTATGACAGTCAGATAAGATCAACACTTAAG GTCAGTAAGTTAGTTTCACTATTGAATGATCAGGATGCAATGAAACTtagacaatgttttggtccatCCAATGAGTTCATCAAATCCCTCCGCCAAATCAACAACCCTGATCATATGCTCATCCACAGAAATACTGCACAGCCAAATGAAACCCAACTACTAGCCTCTTGTGCTTATGAAGATGGCACCAAATGGGGTAAAGAG GTTGGTTCCTTATACGGTTCAGTGGTGGAAGATTACTTCACAGGGTTTCAATTGCATTGCAAAGGTTGGATTTCAGTGTATTGTGATCCAAAAAGGCCACAATTCTTGGGCAGTGGCACCACCAATTTGGATGAGTTTTTGGTCCAAGGGACAAGGTGGTCCTCTGGCTTGGTTGATGTTGCTATCTCCAAGTTTAGTCCTCTTATATATGGCCCTTTCAAAACGCCCACTTTTCTTCACAGCATGTGTTATGCAGAACTTGCCCTTTTCCCCATTTTCTATTTCTTGTCGCTCTGGGGCTTTGTTACCATTCCTCAACTTTGCCTACTCAATGGCATTCCTTTATACCCTCAG GTCTCAAATACTTATTTCATTGTATTTTCGTTCATATTCCTATCATCCCATTCGAAACATTTATACGAGGTGCTCGCAACGGGGTCAACATTTCGACATTGGGTAAATGAGCAGAGGATATGGATGATGAAGTCAGTCACATCCCACGTACTTGGTAGTGTGGATGCTTTCATGGAGAAACTTGGTATGAGAGAAGCCAGTTTTTTTCCAAAGAATAAAGTCGACGACGTCGAACAACTCAAGCGTTACAATATGGGAGTATTTGATTTCCAAACATCACTACTATTTCTTGCTCCAATGGTTGCCCTAGTCATCTTGAACATGGCATCGTTTGCTGTGGGGATTGCTAGAGGGATCTTTGTGGGGGAGTTGGACAAGATGGTCATACAAGTTTTCATACCCTTCTATGTCATAGTAATGAACTACCCTATCATTGAAGGAATGCTTATAAGGAAAGACAAAGGAAGCATTCCACTATCTGTTACCCTACTATCCGCCTTAGTTTccctaattttctatttttttggttCTATTATTTCATGTAGCAAGGCCATGGCCTATATATGTGTCCGTTATATACATACATTTTTACTATTAAATGTAGGGGTGTCTAAAAGATGTACTCCGTTTTTTCTTGTCTAA